Proteins encoded together in one Streptomyces sp. B1I3 window:
- the tatC gene encoding twin-arginine translocase subunit TatC, which translates to MLKSARKQEKDDEGRMPLLDHLRELRNRLLKSVLAIVIAVIAAAFFQKDIFEFLMKPILDSVGCKNGAVTMINGRPCAEMTTNGLLSPFTIALKVSLMAGVLVATPVWLYQLWAFVAPGLHKQEKRYSMAFVAAGVPLFVAGAYLAYAILPQTAEIMLGFTPDNVRNLLPLDDFLDLITRMVIVFGLAFELPLLLILLNMTGVLSGARMLHWWRGMLVGLTAFAAIATPGGEPISMLLLAGPLAVLYFIAVGVSLLNDKRRRRSDPDAELDDDEASRLDLTPEAVGAVEPVSARAALPEQAGGDADGGRSRRLNGYDDIT; encoded by the coding sequence TTGCTCAAGTCTGCCCGCAAGCAGGAGAAGGACGACGAGGGGCGGATGCCCCTCCTCGATCACCTGCGTGAGCTGCGCAACCGACTGCTGAAGTCGGTACTGGCCATCGTGATCGCCGTGATCGCGGCAGCGTTCTTCCAGAAGGACATCTTCGAGTTCCTGATGAAGCCGATCCTGGACTCGGTCGGCTGCAAGAACGGCGCCGTGACCATGATCAATGGCCGGCCGTGCGCGGAGATGACCACCAACGGTCTCCTCTCGCCCTTCACCATCGCGCTGAAGGTGTCCCTCATGGCGGGCGTGCTGGTGGCCACTCCTGTGTGGCTGTACCAGCTCTGGGCGTTCGTGGCGCCCGGCCTGCACAAGCAGGAGAAGCGCTACTCCATGGCCTTCGTCGCCGCGGGGGTCCCGCTCTTCGTCGCCGGTGCGTACCTCGCGTACGCGATCCTGCCGCAGACCGCGGAGATCATGCTCGGCTTCACGCCCGACAACGTGCGCAACCTGCTGCCGCTCGACGACTTCCTCGACCTGATCACCCGCATGGTGATCGTGTTCGGGCTCGCCTTCGAACTGCCGCTGCTGCTCATCCTGCTCAACATGACCGGCGTCCTGTCCGGCGCCCGCATGCTGCACTGGTGGCGCGGGATGCTGGTCGGGCTCACCGCCTTCGCCGCCATCGCGACCCCGGGTGGCGAGCCCATCTCGATGCTCCTGCTGGCGGGCCCGCTCGCGGTGCTCTACTTCATCGCCGTGGGTGTCTCCCTCCTCAACGACAAGCGCAGGCGGCGGTCCGACCCCGACGCCGAACTCGACGACGACGAGGCCTCGCGGCTGGACCTGACTCCCGAGGCCGTCGGCGCGGTCGAGCCGGTGTCCGCGCGGGCCGCCCTGCCCGAGCAGGCCGGCGGTGACGCGGACGGTGGGCGCTCGCGCCGGCTCAACGGTTACGACGACATCACCTGA
- a CDS encoding diacylglycerol kinase: MTSEITLFVNPTAGSGRGARAAQPAASALRDAGFSVRTVLGEDAGDALRRARDAVAGGTGALIAVGGDGLMSLALQAVAGTSTPLGVVAVGTGNDFARALGLPVRDPAAAGRLAAEALKAGTAREIDLGRVGGRWFGTVLASGFDSRVNDRGNRMRWAGGRFKYDLAILAELAAFRPIPYRLRLDGGPVRETEATLIAVGNGTTYGGGMRICADAVMDDGLFDVTVVGNCSRATLLKVFPKVYRGTHLGHPAVTVHRVSSIELEAAGVTAYADGEPLGALPLTATCVPRAVRVLAP, from the coding sequence GTGACCAGCGAGATCACCCTCTTCGTCAATCCCACCGCGGGAAGCGGCCGGGGCGCGCGAGCCGCGCAGCCGGCCGCTTCCGCGTTGCGGGACGCCGGATTCTCCGTACGGACGGTCCTCGGAGAGGATGCCGGCGACGCCTTGCGGCGGGCCCGGGACGCTGTGGCGGGTGGGACGGGAGCGCTCATAGCCGTGGGTGGGGACGGCCTGATGTCCCTCGCCCTGCAGGCGGTGGCGGGAACCTCCACGCCGCTCGGCGTCGTCGCCGTGGGCACCGGCAACGACTTCGCCCGGGCCCTCGGGCTGCCCGTGCGCGATCCGGCCGCGGCCGGGCGCCTGGCCGCCGAGGCGCTCAAGGCGGGAACGGCACGCGAGATCGACCTGGGCCGGGTCGGCGGCCGCTGGTTCGGTACCGTGCTCGCCTCCGGGTTCGACTCACGGGTCAACGACCGGGGGAACCGGATGCGGTGGGCCGGCGGACGGTTCAAGTACGACCTGGCCATCCTCGCCGAGTTGGCGGCCTTCCGGCCGATCCCGTACCGCCTCCGGCTGGACGGCGGGCCGGTGCGCGAGACCGAGGCGACGCTGATCGCGGTGGGCAACGGGACGACGTACGGCGGCGGCATGCGGATCTGCGCCGACGCCGTCATGGACGACGGTCTCTTCGACGTCACCGTCGTCGGGAACTGCAGCCGCGCCACCCTGCTCAAGGTGTTCCCGAAGGTCTACAGGGGCACCCACCTCGGCCATCCCGCGGTCACCGTGCACCGGGTCTCCTCGATAGAGCTGGAAGCGGCCGGTGTCACGGCGTACGCGGACGGAGAGCCGCTGGGCGCGCTGCCCCTCACCGCCACCTGTGTCCCCAGGGCGGTCCGGGTCCTCGCGCCGTGA
- a CDS encoding RNA helicase: MTEDLSPAERYQASRVRAAEQATALGPFREMYAFGLDPFQIDACKALEAGKGVLVAAPTGSGKTIVGEFAVHLALQQGRKCFYTTPIKALSNQKFTDLVRRYGADKVGLLTGDNSVNADAPVVVMTTEVLRNMLYAGSQALTGLGYVVMDEVHYLSDRFRGAVWEEVIIHLPESVTLVSLSATVSNAEEFGDWLDTVRGDTEVIVSEHRPVPLWQHVMAGRRMYDLFEEATDHGGRGTGRREVSPDLVRLARMENQRGYNPRDRRRGKMVREADRERERRQRSRIWTPSRPEVIDRLDAEGLLPAITFIFSRAGCEAAVQQCLQAGLRLNDEDKRRLVREIVEERTASIPGEDLHVLGYYEWLEGLERGIAAHHAGMLPTFKEVVEELFVRGLVKAVFATETLALGINMPARSVVLEKLVKWNGEQHADITPGEYTQLTGRAGRRGIDVEGHAVVLWQRGMDPGALAGLAGTRTYPLRSSFRPSYNMAVNLVQQFGRHRSRELLETSFAQFQADRSVVGISRQVQRNEEGLAGYRQGMTCHLGDFEEYARLRRDLKDRETELAKQGAAQRRAAAASSLEKLRPGDIIHVPTGKFAGLALVLDPGVPAGRTDGHRGLEYHDGPRPLVLTAERQVKRLAQIDFPVPVEALERMRVPKAFNPRSPQSRRDLASALRSKAGHIDPGRHRKQRSAAADDREIARLRTELRAHPCHGCDEREDHARWAERYHRLQRDTRQLEHRIEGRTNTIARTFDRIVALLTELDYLRGNEVTDNGRRLARLYGELDLLASECLREHVWEGLNPAELAACVSALVYEARQADDAVAPKLPSGPAKTAMREMVRIWGRLDALEEDFKISQTEGVGQREPDLGFAWAVYMWASGRTLDEVLREAEMPAGDFVRWCKQVIDVLGQIAAAAPREGSSVAKSAHKAVDAVLRGVVAYSSVG, encoded by the coding sequence ATGACAGAGGACCTCTCACCAGCTGAGCGATACCAGGCTTCCCGGGTCCGTGCCGCCGAGCAGGCCACGGCTCTCGGGCCCTTCCGCGAGATGTACGCATTCGGGCTGGACCCGTTCCAGATCGACGCCTGCAAGGCCTTGGAGGCGGGCAAGGGGGTGCTGGTCGCCGCTCCCACCGGCTCGGGCAAGACCATCGTCGGCGAGTTCGCCGTGCACCTGGCCCTGCAGCAGGGCCGCAAGTGCTTCTACACCACCCCCATCAAGGCGCTGTCCAACCAGAAGTTCACCGATCTGGTCAGGCGCTACGGTGCGGACAAGGTCGGGCTCCTGACCGGCGACAACAGCGTCAACGCGGACGCGCCCGTGGTCGTCATGACCACCGAGGTGCTGCGCAACATGCTGTACGCCGGCTCCCAGGCGCTCACCGGCCTCGGCTACGTGGTCATGGACGAGGTGCACTACCTCTCCGACCGCTTCCGCGGGGCCGTGTGGGAGGAAGTGATCATCCACCTGCCGGAGTCGGTGACTCTGGTGTCCCTGTCGGCGACCGTGTCCAACGCCGAGGAGTTCGGCGACTGGCTGGACACCGTCCGGGGTGACACCGAGGTGATCGTGTCCGAGCACCGGCCCGTGCCGCTGTGGCAGCACGTCATGGCCGGGCGCCGGATGTACGACCTCTTCGAGGAGGCGACCGACCACGGGGGCCGGGGCACCGGCCGCCGCGAGGTCAGCCCCGACCTCGTCCGGCTCGCCCGCATGGAGAACCAGCGCGGGTACAACCCGCGCGACCGCCGCCGGGGAAAGATGGTGCGCGAGGCGGACCGCGAGCGGGAGCGGCGCCAGCGGAGCCGGATCTGGACCCCGTCCAGGCCGGAAGTCATCGACCGGCTCGACGCCGAAGGGCTGCTGCCGGCCATCACCTTCATCTTCAGCCGGGCCGGCTGCGAGGCGGCCGTGCAGCAGTGTCTGCAGGCCGGGTTGCGGCTGAACGACGAGGACAAGCGCCGGCTGGTGCGGGAGATCGTCGAGGAGCGGACGGCGTCCATCCCCGGCGAGGACCTCCACGTCCTCGGTTACTACGAGTGGCTCGAGGGCCTGGAGCGGGGCATCGCCGCTCACCACGCCGGCATGCTGCCGACCTTCAAGGAGGTCGTGGAGGAGCTGTTCGTCCGCGGTCTGGTGAAGGCCGTCTTCGCGACGGAGACGCTGGCGCTGGGCATCAACATGCCCGCGCGCTCCGTGGTGCTGGAGAAGCTCGTCAAGTGGAACGGTGAGCAGCACGCCGACATCACGCCCGGCGAATACACCCAGTTGACCGGGCGGGCCGGGCGCCGGGGCATCGACGTCGAGGGCCATGCGGTGGTCCTGTGGCAGCGGGGCATGGACCCCGGCGCCCTCGCCGGGCTCGCCGGCACCCGTACGTACCCCCTCCGCTCCAGCTTCCGGCCCTCGTACAACATGGCCGTGAACCTCGTGCAGCAGTTCGGGCGGCACCGTTCGCGCGAGCTGCTCGAAACCTCCTTCGCCCAGTTCCAGGCCGACCGGTCGGTGGTCGGGATCTCCCGGCAGGTCCAGCGCAACGAGGAGGGCCTCGCCGGTTATCGCCAGGGGATGACCTGTCATCTCGGCGACTTCGAGGAGTACGCGCGGCTGCGCCGCGACCTCAAGGACCGGGAGACCGAGCTGGCCAAGCAGGGCGCGGCCCAGCGGCGGGCGGCGGCGGCGTCGTCCCTGGAGAAGCTGAGGCCCGGCGACATCATTCACGTGCCGACGGGGAAGTTCGCCGGACTCGCGCTGGTCCTCGACCCGGGTGTGCCCGCGGGACGGACCGACGGGCATCGCGGGCTGGAGTACCACGACGGGCCGCGCCCCCTGGTCCTGACCGCCGAGCGGCAGGTCAAGCGGCTGGCCCAGATCGACTTCCCGGTCCCGGTGGAGGCGCTGGAGCGGATGCGGGTGCCCAAGGCGTTCAACCCGCGCTCCCCGCAGTCGCGCCGCGATCTCGCCTCCGCGCTGCGGAGCAAGGCCGGGCACATCGATCCGGGACGGCACCGCAAGCAGCGGTCCGCAGCGGCGGACGACCGCGAGATCGCCCGGCTGCGGACGGAGCTGCGCGCGCACCCCTGTCACGGATGTGACGAGCGCGAGGACCACGCGCGGTGGGCCGAGCGGTACCACCGCCTGCAGCGCGACACCCGGCAGCTGGAGCACCGCATCGAGGGGCGGACCAACACGATCGCCCGTACCTTCGACCGGATCGTGGCCCTCCTCACCGAGCTGGACTACCTCCGGGGCAACGAGGTCACGGACAACGGCAGGCGGCTGGCCCGGCTCTACGGCGAGCTGGACCTGCTGGCCAGTGAGTGCCTGCGGGAACACGTCTGGGAGGGGCTGAACCCGGCCGAGCTGGCGGCGTGCGTCTCGGCGCTCGTCTACGAGGCGCGCCAGGCGGACGACGCGGTCGCGCCCAAGCTGCCGTCCGGACCGGCGAAGACGGCGATGCGCGAGATGGTCCGCATCTGGGGCCGTCTCGACGCCCTGGAGGAGGACTTCAAGATCAGCCAGACGGAAGGGGTCGGTCAGCGTGAACCCGACCTCGGCTTCGCCTGGGCGGTCTACATGTGGGCCTCGGGGCGGACGCTGGACGAGGTGCTCCGTGAGGCGGAGATGCCGGCGGGCGACTTCGTACGGTGGTGCAAGCAGGTCATCGACGTGCTCGGCCAGATCGCGGCTGCCGCTCCCCGGGAGGGGAGTTCGGTGGCGAAGAGTGCGCACAAGGCCGTCGACGCGGTGCTGAGGGGTGTGGTGGCGTACAGCTCGGTGGGGTGA
- a CDS encoding SPW repeat protein — protein MSNVSHTGRDISGHPDAEEMRARHDRVARGGGRNTAMADAPVFLLGLYCAVSPWILHFTASQPSLVTHNLVIGIAIAVLALCFTAMPERMTGMSMAICALGAWLIVSTWVVGQSPDTGVILNNVIVGALAIVLGAACAGVAMKNRKT, from the coding sequence ATGAGCAACGTCTCGCACACCGGAAGAGACATTTCCGGCCACCCCGATGCAGAAGAAATGCGGGCCCGGCATGACCGCGTGGCCCGGGGTGGCGGCCGCAACACCGCCATGGCGGACGCACCCGTGTTCCTGCTCGGCCTGTACTGCGCCGTCTCGCCGTGGATCCTGCACTTCACAGCGAGCCAGCCCTCCCTGGTGACGCACAACCTCGTCATCGGGATCGCGATAGCCGTACTGGCACTGTGCTTCACCGCCATGCCGGAACGGATGACCGGAATGAGCATGGCGATCTGTGCACTGGGCGCATGGCTCATCGTGTCGACCTGGGTCGTGGGCCAGAGCCCCGACACGGGCGTCATCCTCAACAACGTGATCGTCGGAGCGCTGGCGATCGTGCTGGGGGCGGCCTGCGCGGGAGTCGCGATGAAGAACAGGAAAACCTGA
- a CDS encoding glycine betaine/L-proline ABC transporter ATP-binding protein, with translation MSRLQAEHLYKVFGRRPDQAVQKLENGAHRDELRADGTTAAVIDASFTVEPGQIFVVMGLSGSGKSTLLRMLNGLLEPTAGRVLFDGQDLTALSARELRGVRSSKISMVFQHFALFPHRSVLENAAYGLEVQGVPRAERERRATEALQLTGLAGWEKSWPDELSGGMQQRVGLARALATDADLLLMDESFSALDPLIRRDMQDQLLELQKRLKKTIVFITHDLNEAMRLGDRIAVMRDGEIVQQGTAEDILVRPSNDYVASFIQDVDRSRVLTAGSIMEAPEAGRSHKDLLAEAPATVSAETPIAELFTPCSTSGVAVAVTDAGGGVIGVVPRNRLLAALGEEPRVEDVLPAPRDARVVKAGA, from the coding sequence GTGTCAAGGCTGCAAGCGGAGCACTTGTACAAGGTGTTCGGCAGACGACCGGATCAAGCCGTGCAGAAGCTCGAGAACGGTGCCCACCGTGACGAGCTGCGCGCCGACGGAACGACAGCAGCGGTGATCGACGCCTCGTTCACCGTGGAACCGGGTCAGATCTTCGTGGTCATGGGACTCTCCGGGTCCGGCAAGTCGACCCTGCTGCGGATGCTGAACGGGCTGCTGGAGCCCACCGCCGGACGTGTGCTGTTCGACGGGCAGGACCTCACGGCACTCAGCGCCCGCGAACTGCGCGGCGTACGCTCGTCGAAGATCAGCATGGTCTTCCAGCACTTCGCGCTCTTCCCCCACCGGAGTGTCCTGGAGAACGCCGCGTACGGCCTCGAGGTGCAAGGGGTTCCGCGTGCCGAACGCGAGCGGCGCGCCACCGAAGCGCTGCAGCTGACCGGTCTCGCCGGGTGGGAGAAGTCCTGGCCCGACGAGCTGTCCGGCGGTATGCAGCAGCGTGTGGGCCTGGCCCGCGCGCTGGCCACCGACGCCGACCTGCTGCTGATGGACGAGTCCTTCAGCGCGCTCGACCCGCTGATCCGCCGCGACATGCAGGACCAGCTCCTCGAACTCCAGAAGCGGCTGAAGAAGACCATCGTCTTCATCACCCACGATCTCAACGAGGCCATGCGCCTCGGCGACCGCATCGCCGTGATGCGGGACGGCGAGATCGTGCAGCAGGGCACCGCCGAGGACATCCTCGTCCGGCCGTCCAACGACTACGTGGCCTCGTTCATCCAGGACGTCGACCGTTCCCGTGTGCTCACCGCCGGTTCGATCATGGAAGCGCCCGAAGCGGGACGTTCCCACAAGGACCTGCTGGCGGAGGCCCCCGCGACGGTGTCCGCCGAGACACCCATCGCCGAGCTCTTCACCCCGTGCTCCACCAGCGGGGTCGCCGTCGCCGTCACCGACGCGGGCGGCGGCGTCATCGGGGTGGTACCCCGCAACCGGTTGCTCGCCGCGCTCGGCGAGGAGCCCCGGGTCGAGGACGTCCTGCCCGCCCCGCGCGACGCCCGGGTGGTGAAGGCAGGTGCCTAG
- a CDS encoding 5'-3' exonuclease, with the protein MLLDTASLYFRAYFGVPDSVRAPDGTPVNAVRGLLDFIARLVQDHRPDDLVACMDADWRPHWRVELIPTYKAHRVAVETPEGVPDEEETPDTLSPQVPIIEDVLDALGITRIGVAPYEADDVIGTLAGRATGPVDIVTGDRDLYQLVDDARGVRVLYPLKGVGSLQVTDEAWLREKYGVDGAGYVDLALLRGDPSDGLPGVPGIGEKTAAKLLDTFGDLAGIMAAVDDPAARLTPSQRKRLDEARDYVAVAPKVVRVAGDVPLPDVGLALPREPRDPAALEALASRWGLGGALQRLLVTLQA; encoded by the coding sequence ATGCTCCTCGACACCGCCTCCCTGTACTTCCGCGCCTACTTCGGCGTCCCGGACTCGGTGCGCGCACCGGACGGCACGCCGGTCAACGCCGTGCGCGGGCTGCTCGACTTCATCGCCAGGCTCGTGCAGGACCACCGGCCGGACGACCTGGTCGCCTGCATGGACGCGGACTGGCGCCCGCACTGGCGGGTGGAGCTGATCCCCACCTACAAGGCGCACCGCGTGGCCGTCGAGACGCCCGAGGGCGTCCCCGACGAGGAGGAGACCCCCGACACGCTCTCCCCCCAGGTCCCGATCATCGAGGACGTGCTGGACGCGCTCGGCATCACCCGGATCGGCGTCGCGCCGTACGAGGCGGACGACGTGATCGGCACACTGGCCGGGCGGGCCACCGGGCCGGTCGACATCGTCACCGGGGACCGCGACCTCTACCAGCTGGTCGACGACGCGCGCGGGGTGAGGGTGCTCTACCCCCTCAAGGGCGTCGGGTCGCTCCAGGTGACGGACGAGGCCTGGCTGCGCGAGAAGTACGGTGTCGACGGCGCCGGTTACGTCGACCTGGCCCTGCTGCGTGGCGATCCGAGCGACGGACTGCCGGGGGTCCCGGGGATCGGCGAGAAGACGGCCGCCAAACTGCTGGACACCTTCGGCGACCTCGCGGGGATCATGGCCGCGGTGGACGATCCGGCCGCCCGGCTGACGCCGTCGCAGCGCAAGCGCCTCGACGAGGCGCGGGACTACGTCGCGGTCGCCCCCAAGGTCGTCCGCGTCGCCGGCGACGTACCACTGCCCGACGTCGGCCTCGCCCTGCCACGGGAGCCGCGCGACCCCGCCGCGCTGGAGGCCCTCGCGTCCCGGTGGGGTCTGGGAGGGGCACTGCAGCGCCTCCTCGTGACGCTCCAGGCGTGA
- a CDS encoding ADP-ribosylglycohydrolase family protein has product MTSTSPVDRAPCPDDRDGAARKARAVGAVVGSAVGDALGAPFEFGAPGVYTSRFPDGAGAMCGGGGWDPGEATDDTQMAVLVGESLLEKGGLDLPDMFARFRRWAAGEPKDIGLQTEAVLTSGDPWDLAAALHFQVNDRAAGNGSLMRAATSAIHFARAGRTGTMDAARRIAALTHGDRAAWEGAAVQHELVRVALEGGDPLAAVQDVLAAVHEDHRARWATVLSPRWHPGEATEFNGAVWPCLGTAVWALRTTTTFEDALAAAVDAGGDTDTVAAVTGGLAGAVYGIGAVPERWTRPLHVPLPGYGDRVLRTDDLVSLALRLDGSAESHHPKNYT; this is encoded by the coding sequence ATGACGTCGACGAGCCCCGTGGACCGCGCCCCCTGCCCCGACGACCGGGACGGCGCCGCCCGCAAGGCTCGCGCCGTGGGCGCGGTCGTCGGCTCGGCGGTGGGTGACGCGCTGGGCGCGCCCTTCGAATTCGGCGCCCCCGGCGTCTACACCTCGCGCTTCCCGGACGGTGCCGGCGCGATGTGCGGGGGCGGCGGCTGGGATCCGGGCGAGGCGACGGACGACACACAGATGGCCGTACTCGTCGGGGAGTCCCTGCTCGAGAAGGGGGGCCTGGACCTCCCCGACATGTTCGCCCGGTTCCGCCGGTGGGCGGCCGGTGAGCCGAAGGACATCGGCCTGCAGACCGAAGCCGTCCTCACCAGCGGTGATCCGTGGGATCTCGCGGCCGCGCTTCATTTCCAGGTCAACGACCGTGCCGCCGGCAATGGTTCGCTGATGCGTGCCGCCACCTCCGCCATCCACTTCGCCCGCGCGGGACGGACGGGCACGATGGACGCGGCCCGCCGAATCGCGGCGCTGACGCACGGCGACCGGGCCGCGTGGGAAGGCGCCGCCGTTCAGCACGAGTTGGTGCGCGTGGCCCTGGAGGGCGGCGATCCCCTCGCGGCCGTGCAGGACGTCCTGGCCGCGGTGCACGAGGACCACCGGGCCCGCTGGGCCACCGTGCTCTCGCCGCGATGGCATCCGGGCGAGGCCACCGAGTTCAACGGTGCGGTGTGGCCGTGCCTGGGAACTGCGGTGTGGGCGCTGCGGACGACCACCACCTTCGAGGACGCCCTGGCGGCCGCCGTCGACGCCGGCGGGGACACCGACACGGTCGCGGCGGTCACGGGCGGGCTGGCGGGCGCGGTGTACGGGATCGGCGCCGTGCCGGAACGCTGGACGCGCCCGCTGCACGTCCCCCTGCCGGGATACGGGGACCGGGTGCTGCGGACCGATGACCTCGTGTCACTGGCTCTCAGGCTCGACGGATCCGCAGAATCACACCACCCGAAAAACTACACATAA
- a CDS encoding siderophore-interacting protein codes for MAERPARRAPKAQGAQVLRTEQITPHMVRVVLGGDGLADFNLAGFTDHYIKLCFAPEGADYTHPFDMARIREEYPREQWPTTRTYTVRSWDPATRELAVDFVVHGDEGLAGPWATRARPGDQVTFLGPGGGYGPQASAGWHLLAGDESALPAIAAALERMPAGALVHAFVEVADATEEQKIVTPDGVAVTWLHRGDRPVGEAVVAAVTELDFPEGEVQAFVHGEAGFVKEIRRHLRLERGIPLSQLSISGYWRLGQSDDAWRAVKREWNEQVEREQENAG; via the coding sequence GTGGCAGAGCGGCCGGCACGCCGGGCACCGAAGGCGCAGGGGGCGCAGGTCCTGCGCACCGAGCAGATCACGCCGCACATGGTGCGGGTGGTCCTCGGGGGCGACGGCCTGGCCGACTTCAACCTCGCCGGGTTCACCGACCACTACATCAAGCTGTGCTTCGCCCCCGAAGGCGCGGACTACACCCACCCGTTCGACATGGCCAGGATCCGCGAGGAGTACCCGCGTGAGCAGTGGCCCACCACGCGCACCTACACGGTGCGCTCCTGGGACCCCGCCACCCGTGAGCTCGCGGTCGACTTCGTGGTGCACGGCGACGAGGGGCTCGCGGGGCCGTGGGCGACCCGGGCCCGCCCCGGCGACCAGGTGACCTTCCTGGGGCCCGGCGGGGGCTACGGACCGCAGGCGTCGGCCGGCTGGCATCTGCTGGCCGGCGACGAGAGCGCGCTCCCGGCGATCGCCGCCGCGCTGGAGCGGATGCCGGCGGGCGCCCTGGTGCACGCCTTCGTCGAGGTGGCGGACGCGACGGAGGAACAGAAGATCGTGACGCCGGACGGGGTGGCCGTGACCTGGCTGCACCGCGGCGACCGCCCGGTCGGCGAGGCCGTCGTCGCCGCGGTGACGGAACTGGACTTCCCCGAGGGGGAGGTGCAGGCCTTCGTCCACGGCGAGGCCGGGTTCGTGAAGGAGATCCGGCGCCACCTGCGGCTGGAGCGCGGCATCCCGCTCTCCCAGCTGTCGATCTCCGGTTACTGGCGTCTCGGGCAGAGCGACGACGCGTGGCGCGCGGTCAAGCGCGAGTGGAACGAGCAGGTCGAACGCGAGCAGGAGAACGCGGGCTGA
- the tatA gene encoding Sec-independent protein translocase subunit TatA, translated as MIGNLKPLEIVLIIAVILLLFGAKKLPDMARSLGKSARILKSEAKAMKKDDAETAAPTTETVADATPQATTARTIQAAPGDVTSSRPVSEAKPTTQS; from the coding sequence ATCGGCAATCTGAAGCCCCTCGAGATCGTTCTGATCATCGCTGTCATCCTGCTGCTCTTCGGTGCCAAGAAGCTTCCCGACATGGCGCGTTCGCTCGGCAAGTCGGCCCGCATCCTCAAGAGCGAGGCCAAGGCCATGAAGAAGGACGACGCGGAGACCGCGGCGCCCACCACGGAGACCGTCGCGGACGCGACCCCGCAGGCGACCACCGCCCGGACGATCCAGGCCGCTCCGGGAGACGTCACCAGCTCCCGCCCGGTCAGCGAGGCCAAGCCCACCACCCAGAGCTGA